A genomic stretch from Brucella sp. BE17 includes:
- a CDS encoding branched-chain amino acid ABC transporter substrate-binding protein — translation MNRLSVIAAACAVLASATALHAEPLKIGIIESLSGAQTSTGRLYANAVKYGVDQINAAGGFNGEPVIVTEYDNAGGSPEAADKFRNAVADGVDIIFQGASSAIAGQLTEDVRKHNIRNPGKEVIFINLGGDAMELTGAKCQFYHFRYTATAPMRVSALVSAMKEAGDLGEKVYSINQNYSWGQDMQAAVAAFAEAGGYQVVDEVLHDVNKIQDFAPFVARIKSAGPDTVFTGNWSNDLLLLMKAVGDAGLDVTFATAFLDQPGNIANAGKTALGHYIANNYDNAATDGAFAEDYKKAMGHYPIFVEGHSAFALGALQQALGTVDFGGGDIDVTKIALALENTTYDTPLGSISVRKEDHQTIRPVVVSKVVENPKYPADNTKMGFETVKVIAGDDAIYPVQDDCKMDRPAE, via the coding sequence ATGAACCGACTTTCCGTGATTGCGGCTGCGTGTGCAGTCTTGGCAAGCGCAACCGCGCTTCACGCTGAACCCTTGAAGATAGGTATAATAGAAAGCCTTTCGGGCGCGCAGACATCGACGGGCCGCCTCTATGCAAACGCCGTTAAATACGGCGTCGATCAGATCAATGCGGCCGGTGGTTTTAACGGCGAGCCGGTCATCGTTACCGAATACGACAATGCCGGCGGATCACCCGAGGCGGCCGACAAATTTCGCAACGCGGTGGCTGATGGCGTCGATATCATCTTCCAGGGGGCTTCATCGGCCATTGCCGGCCAGCTCACCGAGGACGTACGCAAACACAATATCCGCAATCCTGGCAAAGAGGTCATCTTCATCAATCTTGGCGGCGACGCGATGGAATTGACCGGGGCAAAGTGCCAGTTCTATCATTTTCGCTACACTGCGACCGCGCCGATGCGCGTGAGCGCACTGGTAAGCGCGATGAAGGAGGCGGGTGATCTGGGCGAGAAGGTCTACTCCATCAATCAGAACTATTCTTGGGGGCAGGATATGCAGGCCGCCGTAGCTGCGTTTGCGGAAGCCGGTGGCTATCAGGTGGTCGACGAAGTTTTGCACGACGTCAACAAGATCCAGGATTTCGCGCCTTTCGTCGCGCGCATCAAATCGGCCGGACCTGATACGGTCTTTACCGGTAATTGGTCGAACGACTTGCTGCTCCTGATGAAAGCCGTGGGCGATGCAGGCCTCGACGTCACCTTCGCCACCGCTTTCCTTGACCAGCCTGGCAATATCGCCAATGCTGGCAAGACGGCGCTCGGCCACTACATCGCCAACAACTACGACAATGCCGCCACCGACGGCGCGTTCGCCGAAGACTACAAAAAGGCGATGGGGCACTATCCGATCTTCGTCGAAGGTCATTCTGCCTTCGCGCTCGGTGCGCTGCAGCAGGCTCTCGGCACAGTCGATTTCGGCGGAGGCGACATCGATGTGACGAAGATCGCGCTGGCACTTGAGAACACGACATATGACACTCCGCTCGGCTCGATTTCCGTCCGCAAGGAGGATCACCAGACGATCCGTCCCGTAGTGGTCTCGAAGGTCGTCGAGAACCCCAAATATCCGGCTGACAACACGAAGATGGGCTTCGAGACGGTCAAGGTCATCGCTGGCGATGATGCGATCTATCCCGTGCAGGATGATTGCAAGATGGACCGCCCCGCAGAGTAA
- a CDS encoding GntR family transcriptional regulator — protein MNKLSTTAKSQRALAPIDITTVQERVYQSLRFGLLKGEFLPGEQVSIRGLAEVLGTSAMPVREAVARLIAERAIEQSGPRTLRVAPYVASDHENYIRIRMRLEGYAAERAASAPRNPTVIDTLRRINESMAEALAVRDFDAALADNQAFHFEVYKAGGYPQLLDIISTLWLRTGPIVASARQDEALFERVFKIGVHIHNDAIDAIAKRDRAAARRAINLDIRSSHLLIRRFYKRTSGEVGQSPA, from the coding sequence GTGAATAAACTTAGTACGACTGCCAAAAGCCAGAGAGCACTTGCACCCATTGATATCACGACGGTACAGGAGCGGGTCTATCAGAGTTTGCGCTTCGGCCTTTTGAAGGGTGAGTTTCTGCCCGGTGAGCAGGTATCTATTCGCGGCCTTGCAGAAGTGCTCGGCACAAGCGCCATGCCGGTTCGTGAGGCGGTAGCGCGCCTGATCGCGGAACGTGCTATCGAACAATCGGGCCCGCGCACCTTGCGGGTTGCACCCTATGTAGCCTCCGACCATGAGAACTATATCCGCATCCGTATGCGGCTTGAGGGTTACGCAGCCGAGCGGGCTGCAAGCGCACCGAGAAATCCAACGGTGATCGACACGCTCAGGCGCATCAACGAAAGCATGGCAGAAGCTCTCGCGGTTCGCGACTTCGACGCCGCACTTGCCGACAACCAGGCTTTCCATTTTGAGGTCTATAAAGCTGGCGGCTATCCGCAGTTGCTCGACATCATATCCACACTCTGGCTCCGGACCGGTCCGATCGTGGCGTCCGCGCGTCAGGACGAGGCCCTGTTCGAGCGAGTCTTCAAGATCGGCGTCCATATCCACAACGATGCCATCGACGCCATTGCCAAGCGCGACCGAGCAGCCGCGCGACGCGCCATAAATCTCGATATCCGCTCATCGCATCTTCTGATCCGTCGCTTCTACAAGCGCACTTCAGGTGAGGTCGGCCAATCCCCCGCATAA
- a CDS encoding MaoC family dehydratase: MQNQFQATLKLYLEQRGKEVGHSSWIDIDQSRIDAFAKDTLDYQYIHVDPKRAMETPFGGTVAHGFLSLSFLSWMLFDAVPQMNDAAVCINYGMNRVRFLAPVPSKSRIRGRFVLEEVEQKAPDRLLFTYTVTVEIEGNAKPALVAEWLLLAQLR, encoded by the coding sequence ATGCAGAACCAGTTTCAGGCAACATTAAAGCTTTATCTGGAACAGCGTGGAAAGGAAGTTGGTCACTCGTCATGGATCGATATCGATCAGTCGCGCATTGATGCTTTTGCGAAAGATACGCTCGACTATCAATATATCCATGTCGATCCGAAACGCGCCATGGAAACGCCTTTCGGCGGTACTGTCGCGCATGGCTTTCTGAGCCTTTCATTCTTGAGCTGGATGTTATTCGATGCCGTGCCGCAGATGAACGACGCCGCAGTCTGCATCAATTACGGTATGAACCGTGTGCGCTTTCTTGCGCCTGTCCCATCGAAGAGTCGCATCCGTGGCCGTTTCGTATTAGAGGAAGTCGAACAGAAAGCACCCGATAGACTGCTTTTTACCTATACGGTCACGGTGGAAATTGAAGGAAACGCCAAACCGGCTCTCGTCGCCGAATGGCTCCTGTTGGCACAGTTGCGTTAG
- the dhaL gene encoding dihydroxyacetone kinase subunit DhaL gives MSQNAARRLANMFEAISAAIEADKDRLSELDGAIGDGDHGTTMALGFLAVRRELIKLNLDETDISTVFNTAATAFINAVGASTGPLYATGFRRAAKATAGHDALDRQTYAAIIDAIGVGIRERGHGQRGDKTMLDAWLPAAEAAQAAILDESSASEFWSKVIAAATAGANSTRSMIATKGRAARLRERSLGHIDPGAASAVVILQAMTVLSE, from the coding sequence ATGTCGCAAAATGCGGCCCGCCGTCTGGCGAATATGTTTGAGGCTATATCTGCGGCAATCGAGGCTGACAAGGACCGGCTTTCTGAACTCGACGGCGCAATTGGTGATGGCGATCATGGAACGACGATGGCGTTGGGCTTTCTGGCCGTTAGAAGAGAACTCATAAAACTCAATCTCGATGAGACGGATATTTCAACCGTCTTCAATACCGCTGCCACTGCTTTCATCAATGCCGTCGGAGCATCAACAGGGCCTTTATATGCAACAGGTTTTCGACGCGCAGCAAAGGCAACGGCTGGACATGATGCGCTCGATCGTCAGACTTACGCGGCCATTATCGATGCCATTGGCGTTGGGATCAGGGAACGTGGACATGGCCAGCGCGGGGACAAGACGATGCTCGATGCCTGGCTACCGGCTGCTGAGGCTGCGCAAGCAGCCATTTTGGATGAAAGCAGTGCTTCCGAGTTTTGGAGCAAGGTGATCGCGGCCGCGACAGCCGGTGCCAACTCCACGCGCTCGATGATTGCAACGAAGGGACGAGCAGCCCGTCTTCGTGAACGTTCTTTAGGCCATATCGATCCGGGGGCTGCATCAGCCGTTGTTATCTTGCAGGCTATGACGGTCTTATCGGAATAA
- a CDS encoding bifunctional sugar-binding transcriptional regulator/dihydroxyacetone kinase subunit DhaK, whose product MTLKPNTSRKVGKPKASASENLITIPLRYGDDPYVWACWLYYEDGLTQSEIADVMGISRATVNSYLAEAREKGIVNISLEGGRLESLSVAQELKRHFGLSDCFIIPNDDNARPLIDRLGVAGAHALRKILKSGDRLAVAWGRTALSVGEQTNIAALQDMTVVQATGGTTASFSYTPERCAAVLAEAVSGRCINIMAPAIVRSQQMRDMLLDEPLLQEQFTVLENANRILFGVSSLRSNSTIHTSGFFESVSLQQYLAAGAVGVVAGRFIDERGQAVSGPLDSRTIGISLDKLRQIHTRIAVAGGFDKVPALLAALRGNYINVLVTDAATGLGILRADGVIDLDARLSQRPKTGQVQVPNTFRVRVKKLLNNPNEAVEEMLDGVVRAHGKFLQPIGRSNRTLVARNGPRPGKVGLVIGGGAGHEPCFLGYVGKGLADAVAVGNIFSSPPPDPIVDCALAASKGEGVLFVYGNYAGDVMNFEMAAEIVEEKGIKIKTVLTTDDIASSPIDDKDGRRGVAGNFFVFKVAGAACDKGLSLEACETVTRKANTRTYTIGVALEPGSLPQTGRHNFEIGPDDMEIGVGIHGEPGVSRDRLRQADEIVDNIMDRIFNEMKALPGDRVAVLVNSFGATPLMELYVLYRRVAQRLEAKNIQIEANWIGHYCTSLDMVGASISIMHLDQELTELLLHPCETASLKIG is encoded by the coding sequence ATGACGCTCAAGCCCAACACATCGCGCAAGGTCGGCAAACCAAAAGCCAGTGCCAGCGAGAATTTGATTACGATTCCCTTGCGTTATGGCGATGACCCCTATGTCTGGGCGTGCTGGCTTTATTACGAAGACGGCCTGACGCAGAGCGAGATTGCCGATGTCATGGGCATTTCGCGTGCAACCGTGAACAGCTATCTGGCTGAAGCGCGCGAAAAGGGTATCGTCAATATTTCTCTTGAAGGTGGGCGGCTGGAATCACTGTCTGTCGCGCAAGAGCTGAAGCGTCATTTCGGACTGTCGGACTGTTTTATCATTCCCAATGATGACAATGCCCGGCCATTGATTGACCGCCTTGGCGTGGCAGGTGCACATGCGCTCCGAAAAATACTCAAATCCGGCGATAGGCTGGCCGTTGCCTGGGGCCGTACTGCACTGTCGGTGGGCGAGCAAACCAATATCGCTGCCTTGCAGGATATGACCGTTGTGCAGGCAACGGGTGGCACAACGGCATCATTTAGCTATACGCCGGAGCGTTGCGCTGCGGTTCTTGCGGAAGCGGTGTCTGGCCGCTGCATCAATATCATGGCACCGGCAATTGTACGTTCGCAACAGATGCGCGATATGTTGTTGGACGAACCTTTGCTTCAGGAGCAGTTTACGGTTCTTGAGAATGCAAACCGTATTCTTTTTGGTGTGTCTTCACTGCGATCCAATTCGACCATCCATACGAGTGGCTTTTTTGAATCGGTGTCTCTGCAACAATATCTGGCAGCCGGGGCTGTAGGTGTTGTGGCCGGTCGTTTCATCGACGAGCGTGGTCAAGCCGTTTCCGGTCCGCTTGATAGCCGGACCATTGGAATATCGCTCGATAAGCTACGGCAGATCCATACCCGTATCGCGGTGGCGGGCGGTTTTGACAAGGTGCCAGCACTTCTTGCCGCATTGCGCGGAAACTATATCAATGTGCTTGTGACGGATGCTGCAACCGGACTTGGAATTTTAAGGGCTGACGGGGTGATCGACCTCGATGCACGATTGTCACAGCGCCCTAAAACCGGGCAGGTACAGGTGCCGAATACTTTTCGCGTACGTGTGAAAAAGTTGCTCAACAACCCGAATGAGGCGGTTGAAGAAATGCTTGACGGCGTCGTGCGCGCGCATGGTAAATTCCTTCAGCCCATTGGCCGTTCCAACCGAACATTGGTCGCACGCAACGGTCCGCGCCCTGGCAAGGTCGGACTGGTGATCGGGGGTGGCGCTGGGCACGAGCCCTGTTTTCTAGGCTATGTCGGGAAGGGACTGGCAGATGCGGTTGCTGTCGGCAACATATTCTCATCTCCCCCTCCTGATCCCATTGTTGACTGTGCACTTGCGGCGTCCAAAGGCGAAGGCGTTCTTTTTGTCTATGGCAATTATGCAGGCGATGTCATGAATTTTGAAATGGCTGCCGAAATCGTCGAGGAAAAAGGTATCAAGATCAAAACCGTTCTGACGACGGATGATATTGCCTCATCGCCCATTGATGACAAGGACGGACGGCGTGGCGTGGCAGGCAACTTTTTCGTCTTTAAAGTGGCAGGGGCTGCCTGCGATAAAGGCCTTTCACTGGAAGCCTGTGAAACGGTTACCCGCAAGGCCAATACACGTACCTATACGATTGGCGTGGCGCTTGAACCCGGTTCTCTGCCACAGACGGGACGACATAATTTCGAGATCGGTCCTGATGATATGGAAATTGGTGTCGGTATTCATGGCGAACCTGGCGTGTCGCGGGATCGGCTTCGTCAAGCCGATGAAATCGTTGATAACATCATGGACCGCATTTTTAATGAAATGAAGGCCCTGCCGGGGGATCGCGTTGCTGTTCTGGTCAATTCGTTTGGCGCTACGCCATTGATGGAACTCTATGTTCTTTATCGTCGTGTGGCACAGCGACTGGAAGCCAAGAATATTCAGATTGAAGCAAACTGGATCGGGCACTATTGCACATCACTCGATATGGTCGGAGCCTCAATATCCATAATGCACCTCGATCAGGAATTGACTGAGCTGTTGTTGCATCCGTGCGAGACAGCAAGCCTTAAAATCGGCTGA
- the dhaL gene encoding dihydroxyacetone kinase subunit DhaL, translated as MQTFKNAGSGAIVLSLAERIIENKAYLSEIDGKIGDGDHGVNMAKGFGLAAERLKGKDVSLAEGLDTLGTVLLTEIGGSMGPLYGVMFNEFAEKLEGIENIDAAAFSNMLHAGLDGIQSIGSAKLGDKTLLDTLIPAITAFDEVNSRGQSFADSLDVLSAAAEQGRDSTLNLVAKIGRASRLGERSLGVLDAGATSCALILTDLAAQAKSRLQ; from the coding sequence ATGCAGACATTCAAGAATGCCGGATCGGGTGCGATCGTTCTCTCGCTTGCAGAGCGGATTATCGAGAACAAAGCCTATCTCAGCGAGATCGACGGCAAGATCGGTGATGGCGACCATGGCGTGAACATGGCAAAAGGTTTTGGACTTGCGGCCGAACGCCTGAAAGGCAAAGACGTTTCGCTCGCCGAGGGTCTGGATACGCTCGGAACTGTCCTGCTCACCGAGATCGGTGGTTCGATGGGGCCGCTCTATGGCGTTATGTTCAACGAATTCGCCGAAAAGCTGGAAGGCATTGAGAATATCGACGCTGCCGCTTTCAGCAATATGCTTCATGCGGGCCTCGACGGTATTCAGTCGATTGGTTCAGCAAAGCTTGGCGACAAGACGCTGCTCGACACGCTAATCCCGGCAATAACGGCTTTTGATGAAGTAAACAGCCGGGGCCAGTCCTTTGCGGACAGCCTGGATGTCTTATCAGCAGCAGCCGAACAAGGCCGCGACTCCACGCTCAATCTCGTTGCAAAGATTGGACGGGCAAGCCGTCTCGGTGAGCGCTCGCTCGGGGTTCTGGATGCAGGTGCAACGTCCTGCGCGCTGATTCTGACCGACCTTGCCGCACAAGCAAAGAGCCGTTTGCAGTAA
- a CDS encoding dihydroxyacetone kinase subunit DhaK, with protein MQRFINNPDEVVEDTVKGFVKAHNDLVRLSTDNPRVVVAQGAPVEGKIGVVTGGGSGHEPAFIGYTGKNLLDAVAVGELFSSPTAKSFYDAFREANGGKGVVCLYGNYAGDNMNVKMAVKLAAKDGIEVLTVVANDDVCSAPASEREKRRGVAGEIFMWKIGGAKAAAGASLLEVQTAAQKAIDNCRSIGVGLGPCTLPAVGHPNFQIEPGTMEVGIGHHGEPGVRVEPLKRADEVAKDMSKIVLDDHNLSEGTEVAVLVSGLGATPLNELYILNDTIEQEITKRGLKIYRTYVGNYFTSLEMVGATLTVMALDDELKALLDVEARCTTVL; from the coding sequence ATGCAAAGATTTATCAATAACCCGGATGAAGTCGTCGAAGATACCGTTAAGGGCTTCGTCAAGGCGCATAATGACCTTGTCCGGTTGTCGACGGATAACCCGCGTGTGGTTGTTGCGCAAGGCGCACCTGTTGAGGGGAAAATAGGCGTCGTAACGGGTGGCGGTTCCGGTCATGAGCCAGCTTTCATCGGCTATACTGGCAAGAACCTGCTTGATGCCGTCGCAGTGGGTGAGCTCTTCTCCTCGCCGACTGCCAAGAGTTTTTATGATGCGTTCCGCGAAGCCAATGGCGGCAAGGGCGTTGTCTGCCTTTACGGTAATTATGCCGGCGACAATATGAACGTCAAAATGGCTGTGAAACTGGCTGCCAAGGACGGAATCGAAGTGCTGACAGTCGTCGCTAATGACGATGTGTGCTCCGCCCCTGCGAGCGAACGCGAAAAACGCCGCGGTGTCGCTGGCGAAATCTTCATGTGGAAAATCGGCGGTGCCAAGGCTGCAGCCGGGGCAAGTCTTCTGGAAGTACAGACAGCCGCACAAAAAGCCATCGATAATTGTCGTTCCATTGGCGTCGGCCTTGGTCCCTGCACTTTGCCAGCCGTCGGTCATCCCAATTTCCAGATTGAACCTGGCACAATGGAAGTGGGCATCGGCCATCACGGCGAGCCGGGTGTGCGCGTTGAGCCGCTCAAGCGTGCCGACGAAGTCGCCAAAGACATGAGCAAGATCGTGCTCGACGATCACAACCTGTCTGAAGGGACAGAAGTTGCTGTGCTGGTTTCCGGTCTTGGCGCAACGCCACTCAATGAGCTCTATATTCTTAACGATACGATCGAGCAGGAAATCACCAAGCGCGGACTGAAGATTTATCGCACCTATGTGGGTAACTACTTCACCTCACTGGAAATGGTTGGCGCTACATTGACCGTCATGGCGCTTGATGACGAGCTGAAAGCGTTGCTCGATGTCGAAGCCCGCTGCACGACTGTTTTGTAA
- a CDS encoding SDR family oxidoreductase, producing MSDQSPQIDLNFPLTGKVALVTGAASGIGAAVADAFAAKGAKIAVLDINADQAHAKAEALGDGAKPFVCDVSDPVSVKAAIKAVVEAFGQIDISVNSAGVVFLAPAEELTLQDWDRTIAINLKGSFLVTQEVGRAMIAAGNGGKIINLASQAGTVAIEEHVAYCASKFGVIGMSKTFAAEWGKHGITVNTISPTIVLTELGKKAWSGEKGDAAKKRIPSGRFAYPQEIAAAAVFLASSGAEMINGADLLIDGGYTIL from the coding sequence ATGTCCGATCAATCTCCCCAAATCGACCTCAACTTTCCGCTGACCGGAAAAGTCGCCCTTGTGACGGGCGCTGCCTCCGGCATTGGTGCTGCTGTTGCTGATGCTTTTGCTGCCAAGGGTGCAAAGATCGCTGTTCTCGATATCAACGCAGATCAGGCCCATGCCAAGGCGGAAGCGCTTGGAGATGGAGCAAAGCCTTTCGTCTGCGATGTGTCTGATCCAGTGTCGGTCAAGGCAGCTATAAAGGCCGTGGTCGAGGCATTCGGGCAGATCGATATCTCTGTAAACAGCGCTGGCGTTGTTTTTCTGGCACCCGCCGAAGAGCTGACATTGCAGGACTGGGATCGTACGATTGCAATCAATCTCAAGGGCAGCTTCCTTGTCACACAGGAGGTTGGTCGTGCGATGATCGCGGCTGGCAATGGCGGCAAAATCATCAATCTCGCCTCGCAGGCAGGCACGGTCGCCATCGAGGAACATGTTGCCTATTGCGCCTCGAAATTCGGTGTTATCGGCATGTCGAAGACCTTTGCCGCCGAGTGGGGGAAACACGGCATTACGGTCAATACGATTTCACCGACCATCGTGCTCACCGAACTGGGCAAGAAAGCCTGGAGCGGTGAAAAAGGGGACGCTGCCAAGAAGCGCATCCCGTCTGGCCGTTTCGCATATCCGCAAGAAATCGCCGCTGCTGCGGTCTTCCTGGCGTCGAGCGGTGCTGAGATGATCAATGGCGCCGATCTCCTGATCGATGGCGGTTATACGATTTTATAA
- a CDS encoding substrate-binding domain-containing protein: MKKLLIALASATALFVGAAHAQEKLKIGAAPYGLNAEFMQIWSEALKEHPAVKSGEVSLTVFDGRYDALVQQEQFNTMITQQFDAIIFVPIDVEAGATAVQAAHDAEIPVVGSNTRVDSELLAAYVGSDDAVSGYMEAKTVLEKIGCKGNVVIIEGPIGQSAQASRLEGNKKALAECPDVKVLEQQTANWSRAEAQTLMENWLTSHKGQINGVIGQNDEMALGAIEAIKSAGLKVDDFAIAGIDGVTDALNAVKAGTMTSILQDARAQAQGAMDLAIFHAKKGDYKPQSDIWTQYPDMPFNDGKGKEYNVPWTPVTADNVDKLLETRK, encoded by the coding sequence ATGAAGAAATTGCTGATTGCCCTGGCATCGGCCACAGCCCTGTTCGTGGGCGCAGCCCACGCTCAGGAAAAGCTGAAAATTGGCGCAGCTCCTTATGGGCTGAATGCCGAATTCATGCAGATTTGGTCTGAAGCGCTGAAAGAACATCCTGCTGTGAAGAGCGGCGAAGTTTCGCTGACAGTTTTCGACGGTCGTTATGACGCGCTCGTACAGCAGGAGCAGTTCAACACCATGATCACGCAGCAGTTCGACGCGATCATTTTCGTGCCGATCGATGTTGAAGCCGGTGCGACTGCCGTACAGGCCGCCCATGACGCTGAGATTCCCGTTGTTGGCTCAAACACACGCGTCGACTCTGAACTGCTGGCTGCCTATGTTGGTTCTGACGATGCGGTTTCCGGCTATATGGAAGCCAAGACGGTTCTCGAAAAGATCGGCTGCAAAGGCAATGTCGTGATTATCGAAGGCCCGATCGGCCAGTCCGCACAGGCATCGAGACTTGAAGGCAACAAGAAGGCTCTTGCCGAATGCCCGGATGTCAAGGTTCTGGAACAACAGACTGCCAACTGGTCGCGTGCCGAAGCGCAGACCTTGATGGAAAACTGGCTGACCTCTCACAAGGGCCAGATCAATGGCGTTATCGGACAAAACGACGAAATGGCGCTTGGTGCGATTGAAGCGATCAAGTCAGCAGGCCTCAAAGTCGATGATTTTGCCATCGCCGGTATCGATGGTGTGACCGACGCGCTTAATGCGGTCAAGGCTGGCACGATGACTTCGATCCTTCAGGATGCCCGTGCGCAGGCGCAGGGCGCGATGGATCTTGCGATCTTCCATGCCAAGAAGGGTGATTACAAGCCTCAGTCTGACATCTGGACGCAGTATCCCGATATGCCGTTCAACGATGGCAAGGGCAAGGAATACAATGTTCCATGGACGCCGGTAACGGCTGACAATGTCGACAAGCTTCTGGAAACACGCAAGTAA
- a CDS encoding ABC transporter permease, translating into MSNIEKTQKTGWFALERRRLVIQEYGIFLAFLLLVFILSVSNPYFLTTGNISNVLLQTSINGVLAIGMTFVILTRGIDLSVGSVAALTGIVAASLATTSATAGVAGGPYPAVVAILAGLAVGCACGGLVGWIVARFSVPAFVATLGMLSAARGLTLIYGGGKPVPALIPDFRWIGTAKIMGIPLPVILLAIVFIAAWWVLTRTRFGRYVYAVGGNPHAAKTSGINVTRVRFSVYVIAGALSGLAGMMLAARTGSALPQAGIAYELDAIAAVVIGGTSLAGGVGRVTGTLIGALIIGVMNNGLDLMGIESYYQQVLKGALIVGAVMLDQKRNQNA; encoded by the coding sequence GTGAGCAATATTGAGAAAACACAAAAGACGGGCTGGTTTGCTTTGGAGAGGCGCCGACTGGTGATACAGGAATACGGCATTTTCCTTGCCTTCCTGCTTCTGGTCTTCATCTTGTCGGTGTCGAACCCCTATTTTCTGACAACCGGCAATATATCAAACGTTCTTCTGCAAACTTCGATCAATGGCGTTCTGGCCATCGGCATGACTTTTGTCATTCTGACGCGTGGCATCGACCTTTCTGTCGGCTCTGTCGCAGCGCTTACAGGCATTGTTGCGGCAAGCCTTGCCACCACGTCGGCAACCGCAGGTGTGGCTGGCGGGCCATATCCGGCAGTGGTCGCTATTCTTGCCGGTCTCGCCGTCGGCTGTGCCTGCGGCGGTCTCGTGGGCTGGATCGTTGCACGCTTTTCGGTGCCTGCATTTGTGGCAACGCTTGGCATGCTTTCGGCAGCGCGCGGCCTGACGCTCATTTACGGTGGTGGCAAGCCCGTCCCGGCACTGATTCCCGACTTCCGCTGGATCGGTACCGCCAAAATTATGGGTATTCCGCTGCCGGTCATTCTGCTCGCGATTGTCTTTATTGCTGCATGGTGGGTGCTGACCCGCACACGCTTTGGCCGCTATGTCTATGCCGTGGGTGGCAACCCGCATGCGGCAAAGACATCGGGCATCAATGTCACCCGCGTTCGCTTTTCCGTCTATGTCATTGCCGGTGCGCTTTCCGGTCTTGCGGGCATGATGCTTGCAGCCCGTACCGGCTCCGCGCTGCCACAGGCCGGTATCGCCTACGAACTCGATGCGATTGCAGCGGTGGTGATTGGTGGCACCAGCCTTGCCGGTGGCGTGGGGCGTGTGACCGGAACGTTGATTGGCGCGCTCATCATCGGCGTCATGAATAACGGTCTCGATCTGATGGGGATTGAATCCTATTACCAGCAGGTACTCAAGGGCGCGTTGATCGTCGGGGCTGTCATGCTCGATCAAAAACGCAACCAGAACGCCTGA